One segment of Salvelinus alpinus chromosome 1, SLU_Salpinus.1, whole genome shotgun sequence DNA contains the following:
- the LOC139542209 gene encoding ferritin, middle subunit-like: MESQIRQNYHHDCEAAINRMINMEMFASYTYTSMAFYFSRDDVALSGFAHFFKENSDEEREHADKLLSFQNKRGGRILLQDIKKPERDEWGNGLEAMQCALQLEKNVNQALLDLHKIASDKVDPHLCDFLETHYLNEQVEAIKKLGDHITNLTKMDAVNNKIAEYLFDKHTLGGQS, from the exons ATGGAGTCTCAGATCCGCCAGAACTATCACCACGATTGCGAAGCTGCAATCAACCGGATGATCAACATGGAGATGTTTGCCTCCTACACCTACACGTCAATG GCTTTCTATTTCTCCCGTGACGATGTGGCTCTGTCTGGCTTCGCGCATTTCTTCAAGGAGAACAGCGACGAGGAGCGCGAGCACGCCGACAAGCTACTCTCTTTCCAGAACAAGAGAGGTGGACGCATTCTACTCCAGGACATCAAG AAGCCAGAACGTGATGAGTGGGGCAATGGGCTGGAGGCCATGCAGTGTGCTCTGCAGCTGGAGAAGAATGTGAACCAGGCCCTGCTGGACCTGCACAAGATTGCCTCTGACAAGGTTGACCCCCAT CTGTGTGACTTCCTGGAGACCCATTACCTGAATGAGCAGGTGGAGGCCATTAAGAAGCTGGGAGACCACATCACCAACCTCACCAAGATGGATGCTGTCAACAACAAGATAGCAGAGTACCTGTTTGACAAGCACACCCTGGGAGGCCAGAGTTAA